A portion of the Stigmatella aurantiaca DW4/3-1 genome contains these proteins:
- a CDS encoding carboxypeptidase regulatory-like domain-containing protein, with translation MNRKAFAGVGTAGLLLVAGWAWHLLSSHSAAPSPAAALTAQQGSPPNAPKARSRPGTPEGLKPQDPRPGLPSEGETPPVSDPMRAEEGTLRVEAVTSTGPQANAHVSLYLRVPHERSSGLPLWRLAGTEVTNAEGVAVLPARPGRYLVSVRAGNFATARADVLKPQGEALTSVRLTLAAGAALEGAVVNRASRHPVPLAELLLTPRGLSLDERASAPPEERSFTSSNERGGFRFDGLAPGEYQLEAKAPGHAPKRLSRVHVPSSGITVEMEASAFIEGFVELPDGRPAAQAHVSAFGADEAIFTETGGGGGFSLDVPPGSYQVTAHHGGKTGSAHGKIVVGAGMTLQNIRIRLGASTAIAGVVRQKDLGVPIAHATISVIPSGDHGELGRAASDPEGRFEVGNLAPGAYDVQVRAQGFKALHRTGITLLEGQRFELIAELIANGRIEGTVTDGSKQPIAGVHVSPQRKWGPLEGVNATVTGETGHFSLEEVPPGDVYVSARRPGSDAATRVPVKVEAGKTSRVQIQLPDEGTLEGTVRLTGGRLPTRPVTVYAKRVEAPRSEGLEVPATADGTFSIRAGAGRYQLSAWLVDVRSGNAQEKLVTLEAGQLQRVDLEVGEGTKPITVTVLEPNGAPSVRATVMGSEAGQSNILLEDLTDASGQVTVMVDSLGADWLHLWAANGGRSGDLPRVPSSSTRATLQLSPGARLTGTVRSGGGRAVNGFQLVVAAVRTGEDYFSQQQFEFAGDRFQVEDIAPGRISVTATLPDGRAGKAETATLSGSEAHVDIVVEAGGGIQGRLLDLKSGEPIPQAFVEVDGLVSPTTGPDGRFRLEDIAPGAHRATAWERQHGITDKQLTILSGKVLDLGDWHLDSPQVEPGRLGLTFGMSGKDVIIRWITVGVDPGGLQIGDVVTAIDGATVLTSGEARQRELGPPGSQATLSIRRGTQTRTFMLTRARPPSR, from the coding sequence ATGAATCGAAAGGCGTTCGCCGGGGTGGGAACCGCAGGGCTCCTGCTGGTGGCTGGCTGGGCATGGCATCTCCTCTCGAGCCATTCCGCGGCCCCCTCTCCGGCGGCTGCCCTCACGGCACAGCAGGGCTCCCCGCCGAATGCTCCCAAGGCCCGGTCCCGCCCTGGTACGCCGGAGGGTCTGAAACCCCAGGACCCCCGGCCGGGTCTCCCCTCCGAAGGTGAAACACCGCCCGTCTCCGATCCCATGCGCGCGGAGGAAGGGACGCTCCGCGTCGAGGCCGTCACCTCCACGGGCCCCCAGGCGAATGCCCACGTCTCCTTGTACCTCCGCGTCCCCCATGAACGCTCTTCCGGGCTCCCCCTGTGGCGCCTGGCGGGGACGGAGGTGACCAACGCGGAAGGCGTGGCGGTCCTCCCCGCACGGCCTGGCAGGTACCTGGTCTCGGTGCGAGCCGGGAACTTCGCCACGGCAAGGGCCGACGTCCTCAAGCCCCAGGGAGAGGCCCTCACCTCGGTCCGGCTCACGCTCGCCGCTGGGGCGGCGTTGGAAGGCGCTGTCGTGAACAGAGCTTCCCGGCACCCGGTACCTCTCGCGGAGCTCCTTCTCACCCCTCGCGGGCTCTCCCTGGATGAGCGCGCTTCGGCCCCCCCGGAGGAGCGCTCCTTCACCTCCAGCAACGAACGCGGGGGCTTCCGCTTCGACGGGCTGGCTCCGGGCGAGTACCAACTCGAAGCCAAGGCACCAGGCCATGCCCCCAAGCGGCTGTCGCGCGTGCACGTTCCGTCCTCCGGAATCACGGTCGAAATGGAGGCCTCGGCTTTTATCGAAGGCTTCGTCGAGCTACCGGATGGACGCCCCGCGGCGCAGGCCCATGTGAGCGCCTTCGGTGCGGACGAGGCGATCTTCACCGAGACAGGCGGCGGCGGCGGATTCTCCCTCGACGTTCCTCCCGGGTCCTACCAAGTCACGGCCCACCACGGCGGCAAGACCGGCTCCGCTCACGGCAAGATCGTCGTTGGCGCGGGAATGACTCTCCAGAACATCCGCATCCGGCTGGGAGCCTCCACGGCGATCGCGGGCGTGGTGCGCCAGAAAGACTTGGGCGTTCCCATCGCCCACGCGACGATCTCCGTCATTCCCAGCGGCGATCACGGTGAGCTTGGCCGTGCTGCGTCCGACCCCGAGGGGCGCTTCGAGGTGGGCAACCTGGCCCCAGGCGCATACGACGTGCAGGTTCGGGCCCAGGGCTTCAAGGCACTGCACCGCACGGGGATCACCTTGCTCGAAGGACAGCGCTTCGAGCTGATCGCCGAGCTGATCGCCAACGGCCGTATCGAGGGCACGGTGACCGACGGCTCGAAACAACCCATCGCGGGCGTCCACGTCAGCCCTCAACGGAAGTGGGGTCCCCTGGAAGGCGTGAACGCCACGGTGACCGGCGAGACAGGCCACTTCTCGCTCGAAGAGGTTCCCCCGGGAGACGTCTACGTCTCCGCCCGCCGTCCTGGCAGTGATGCGGCCACACGTGTTCCCGTCAAGGTCGAAGCTGGCAAGACCTCGCGAGTCCAGATTCAACTCCCGGATGAGGGCACCCTGGAGGGGACCGTCCGGCTCACGGGGGGACGCCTCCCCACCCGGCCGGTCACCGTCTATGCGAAACGGGTCGAAGCCCCCCGCTCCGAAGGGCTCGAGGTGCCCGCTACCGCGGACGGAACGTTTTCGATTCGCGCTGGAGCAGGCCGCTATCAGCTCAGTGCGTGGTTGGTGGATGTCCGCTCCGGGAACGCCCAGGAGAAGCTCGTCACCCTGGAGGCAGGCCAGCTCCAGCGCGTCGACTTGGAGGTGGGCGAAGGAACGAAGCCCATCACGGTCACCGTCCTCGAGCCCAACGGCGCCCCCAGCGTGCGCGCCACCGTCATGGGAAGCGAGGCGGGACAGTCGAACATCCTTCTCGAAGACCTGACCGATGCGTCCGGACAGGTCACCGTGATGGTCGACTCCCTGGGCGCCGACTGGTTGCACCTCTGGGCAGCCAACGGAGGCCGCAGCGGGGATCTCCCCCGGGTGCCTTCCTCGAGCACCCGTGCCACCCTCCAGCTCTCCCCGGGCGCCCGCTTGACGGGCACCGTCCGCTCGGGAGGCGGCCGCGCCGTCAATGGCTTCCAACTCGTCGTGGCGGCGGTGCGGACCGGAGAGGACTACTTCAGCCAGCAGCAGTTCGAGTTCGCCGGAGACCGGTTCCAGGTGGAGGACATCGCCCCAGGCCGCATCTCCGTCACGGCCACGCTGCCGGATGGCAGGGCCGGAAAGGCCGAGACGGCCACCCTCTCGGGCTCGGAGGCCCATGTCGACATCGTCGTGGAGGCCGGAGGTGGCATCCAAGGCCGCCTGCTTGACCTGAAATCCGGCGAGCCCATCCCGCAGGCCTTCGTCGAAGTGGACGGCCTCGTCTCTCCCACCACAGGTCCGGACGGCCGATTCCGGCTCGAGGACATCGCCCCCGGCGCGCACCGGGCCACCGCCTGGGAGCGGCAGCACGGCATCACCGACAAGCAGCTGACCATCCTCTCCGGGAAGGTGCTGGATCTCGGCGACTGGCACCTGGATTCACCCCAAGTGGAACCCGGACGCCTGGGCCTGACCTTCGGGATGAGCGGCAAGGACGTCATCATCCGTTGGATCACCGTGGGCGTGGACCCCGGAGGCCTCCAGATCGGCGACGTGGTCACCGCCATTGATGGGGCCACGGTGCTCACCTCAGGTGAAGCGCGCCAACGCGAGCTGGGCCCGCCGGGAAGCCAGGCAACGCTCTCCATCCGCCGCGGAACACAGACACGCACGTTCATGCTCACGCGCGCCAGGCCCCCCTCTCGATGA
- a CDS encoding regulatory protein RecX encodes MDEPKGGPQGRKAGARKQPRKVSPRYLENAALHYLKRYAATVGQLKRVLLRKVDQSLRFHGGDRAEALGWVDALAEKLIRNGLINDQAYAETKAHALRASGRSARVIAQKLRMKGVAEDVVADKLAQATAEVSEESAARIWARKKRLGPFRRDPLSRKAHRERDLAALARAGFSFSTAKKIIDGEPE; translated from the coding sequence GTGGATGAGCCGAAGGGAGGTCCCCAGGGCAGAAAAGCGGGAGCGCGAAAGCAGCCCCGGAAGGTGTCTCCGCGCTATCTCGAGAATGCCGCGCTGCACTACCTCAAGCGGTATGCGGCCACGGTGGGCCAGCTCAAGCGCGTGCTCCTGCGCAAAGTGGACCAATCGTTGCGGTTCCACGGAGGAGATCGCGCTGAGGCGCTCGGTTGGGTGGATGCGCTCGCGGAGAAGCTCATCCGCAACGGGCTCATCAACGATCAGGCCTATGCCGAAACGAAAGCCCACGCGTTGCGCGCCTCGGGCCGCAGTGCCCGGGTGATTGCCCAGAAGCTGCGAATGAAGGGCGTCGCCGAGGATGTCGTCGCCGACAAGCTGGCCCAGGCGACAGCAGAGGTCTCCGAAGAGTCTGCCGCACGCATCTGGGCGCGGAAGAAGCGTCTAGGGCCTTTCCGGCGTGATCCACTCTCCCGGAAGGCCCACCGGGAGCGAGACCTCGCCGCGCTGGCGAGGGCAGGCTTCTCGTTTTCAACGGCGAAGAAGATCATCGACGGTGAGCCCGAGTAG
- a CDS encoding LysR family transcriptional regulator, translated as MLLLVEVVATGGITAAAERLGLRKSTVSRRLASLEARLGARLLERNTRRLRLTEAGREYHAHCARLVAEAREVNKALIESRGTPQGTLRIATLSLLGELLTPLIAEFLLRQPRMRVEVSLAPAHVDLIAEEYDLALRTGPLVDSSLVMRRLGRLHTGCYASPAYLRHRGTPRVPEDLQGHDCVLLAEPGTDEVWFFGEGPSARTLPVEGRIRVPSVRAGQSAARAGLGVVRLPSSLVADDVRAGLLVPLLEAETPPGIPILAVYPSRPQLALKVRAFLELLSESSAVLPWEAEGLFTEQ; from the coding sequence ATGCTCCTCCTCGTCGAGGTGGTGGCGACAGGAGGAATCACGGCCGCCGCAGAGCGGCTGGGCTTGCGCAAATCGACGGTGAGCCGACGGCTCGCCTCTCTCGAGGCGCGGCTGGGGGCGCGCCTGCTGGAGCGCAACACACGCCGGCTGAGGCTCACGGAGGCAGGGCGCGAGTATCACGCGCACTGCGCGCGCCTCGTCGCTGAAGCCCGGGAGGTGAACAAAGCCCTGATCGAGTCGCGGGGGACGCCTCAGGGCACGCTGCGCATCGCCACCCTCTCGTTGCTCGGCGAGTTGCTCACCCCGCTCATCGCCGAGTTCCTCTTGCGTCAGCCGCGGATGCGCGTGGAAGTCTCCCTCGCCCCGGCCCACGTGGACCTCATCGCGGAGGAGTATGATCTGGCCCTGCGCACAGGGCCCCTCGTGGACTCCAGCCTGGTGATGCGCCGTCTGGGGCGCTTGCACACCGGGTGCTATGCCAGCCCGGCCTACCTTCGGCACCGCGGCACCCCTCGCGTCCCCGAGGACCTCCAGGGGCACGACTGCGTCCTCCTGGCGGAGCCAGGGACTGATGAAGTGTGGTTCTTCGGAGAAGGTCCAAGCGCGAGGACCCTCCCCGTGGAAGGCCGGATCCGGGTCCCCAGCGTGCGCGCGGGACAGAGCGCGGCCCGCGCGGGGCTGGGGGTGGTCCGGCTTCCCTCCTCCCTTGTCGCGGACGACGTCCGGGCGGGACTGCTCGTTCCTCTCCTGGAAGCAGAAACGCCGCCGGGGATTCCGATCCTCGCCGTCTACCCCAGCCGTCCCCAGCTCGCCCTCAAGGTGCGTGCCTTCCTCGAGCTGCTCTCCGAGAGCAGTGCTGTCCTCCCCTGGGAGGCAGAAGGGCTCTTCACGGAACAATGA
- the trxA gene encoding thioredoxin has translation MAGEVIEVGDAEFQREVLESQQPVLMDFTAAWCPPCRFLTPIMEALATEHHGRLKVTTLDVDAHQETARMYGIRSLPTLLLFKEGKVVKQITGAVQKAKLDEALRPWL, from the coding sequence ATGGCAGGAGAAGTCATCGAGGTAGGGGATGCGGAGTTCCAGCGGGAAGTCCTCGAGTCGCAACAACCCGTGCTGATGGATTTCACCGCCGCATGGTGTCCTCCCTGCCGCTTCCTCACGCCCATCATGGAAGCGCTGGCCACCGAGCATCACGGCCGGTTGAAGGTCACGACGCTGGACGTTGACGCCCACCAGGAGACGGCCCGGATGTACGGCATCCGCTCGCTCCCCACCCTGCTCCTCTTCAAGGAAGGCAAGGTGGTGAAGCAGATCACCGGTGCGGTGCAAAAAGCGAAGCTCGACGAGGCGCTGCGCCCCTGGCTCTGA